The Arachis hypogaea cultivar Tifrunner chromosome 19, arahy.Tifrunner.gnm2.J5K5, whole genome shotgun sequence genome has a window encoding:
- the LOC112775570 gene encoding exocyst complex component EXO70A1, producing the protein MESPETLPFETAEKIILRWDSTASEEAREKMIFDGDRQEVDRYLQAVDEIQRSMSSASISDDPKVNCALQIAMARLEDEFRNILISHTNPIEADSLIDPTSLHFTTPEDEEDHDQQQQQQQQQDTAADSSSSSSFSSASKQRHLNDGDSSEADGCANLFRFNSGDGASSVNSSYRSTSSIREIDLIPSEAVYDLRSIAERMISSGYLRECIQVYGSVRKSAVDASFRRLGIEKLSIGDVQRLEWEQLEAKIRRWIRAAKVCVRTLFASEKKLCEQIFDGVGTAIDDACFMETVKGPAIQLFNFAEAISISRRSPEKLFKILDLHDALMDLIPDIDVVFDSKSSESIRIQAAEILSRLAEAARGILSEFENAVLREPSKVPVPGGTIHPLTRYVMNYISLISDYKQTLNELIVSKPSTGSRYSGDPSTPDMDFTELEGKTPLAIHLIWIIVILQFNLDGKSKHYKDASLSHLFIMNNVHYIVQKVRGSPELRQMIGDEYLKRLTGKFRQAATSYQRATWVRVLYCLRDEGLHVSGGFSSGVSRSALRERFKSFNAMFEEVHRTQAVWLIPDSQLREELRISISEKLIPAYRSFLGRFRSHIESGRHPENYIKYSVEDLEDAVLDFFEGTPVSQHLRRRSQ; encoded by the coding sequence ATGGAGTCGCCGGAAACATTACCGTTTGAGACGGCGGAGAAGATCATCCTCCGGTGGGACTCGACTGCGTCGGAGGAAGCAAGGGAGAAGATGATCTTCGACGGTGACCGCCAGGAGGTGGATCGTTACCTCCAGGCCGTGGATGAAATCCAACGGTCCATGTCCTCCGCCTCTATCTCCGACGACCCGAAGGTCAACTGTGCCCTCCAGATCGCTATGGCTCGCCTGGAGGACGAGTTCCGCAACATCCTCATCTCCCACACCAACCCCATCGAAGCCGATTCACTCATAGACCCCACTTCCCTCCATTTTACCACCCCAGAAGACGAAGAAGACCAtgaccaacaacaacaacaacaacaacaacaagacacAGCTGCTGATTCTTCCTCATCGTCCTCCTTTTCCTCAGCTTCAAAGCAACGCCATCTCAACGACGGAGACAGCAGCGAGGCCGATGGCTGCGCTAATCTCTTCCGCTTCAACAGCGGCGACGGTGCTTCCAGCGTGAACAGCAGCTACCGCTCCACTAGCAGCATCCGGGAGATCGATCTGATACCCTCGGAAGCAGTCTACGACCTCCGCAGCATCGCGGAGAGGATGATCTCGTCCGGCTACCTCCGCGAGTGTATTCAGGTGTACGGCAGCGTGAGGAAGTCCGCCGTGGACGCCAGTTTCCGGAGGCTTGGGATCGAGAAGCTGAGCATAGGCGACGTTCAGCGGCTGGAATGGGAGCAACTTGAAGCCAAGATCAGGCGCTGGATAAGGGCCGCCAAGGTGTGTGTGAGGACTCTCTTCGCCAGCGAGAAGAAACTTTGCGAACAAATCTTCGATGGCGTGGGCACCGCCATCGACGATGCTTGCTTCATGGAGACAGTGAAGGGCCCCGCCATTCAGCTCTTCAACTTCGCCGAGGCCATTAGCATAAGCCGGAGATCCCCTGAGAAGCTCTTCAAGATTCTTGACCTTCATGATGCTTTAATGGACCTTATACCGGACATTGATGTCGTTTTCGACTCCAAGTCCTCCGAGTCCATTCGGATTCAGGCCGCCGAGATACTTTCCCGTTTGGCGGAGGCCGCCCGAGGGATCCTCTCGGAGTTCGAGAACGCCGTGCTTCGAGAACCTTCCAAGGTCCCTGTCCCTGGTGGCACCATTCACCCCTTGACGAGGTATGTTATGAACTATATCAGCTTGATCTCGGATTACAAGCAGACTTTGAACGAGCTTATTGTGTCGAAGCCATCCACAGGGTCTCGGTATTCCGGTGATCCTTCTACTCCGGACATGGATTTCACTGAGCTGGAGGGCAAGACCCCTCTGGCTATCCACTTGATTTGGATCATTGTGATATTGCAGTTCAACTTAGATGGCAAGTCCAAGCACTATAAAGATGCATCTCTTTCTCACCTCTTTATAATGAACAATGTCCACTACATTGTTCAGAAGGTGAGGGGCTCCCCTGAGTTAAGGCAAATGATTGGTGATGAGTATTTGAAGCGCCTCACCGGAAAGTTCCGCCAGGCTGCTACCAGCTACCAGAGGGCAACTTGGGTCAGGGTCTTGTATTGTTTGAGAGATGAGGGACTCCATGTAAGTGGTGGCTTTTCTTCCGGCGTCTCCAGGAGTGCTTTGAGGGAAAGGTTTAAGTCCTTCAATGCCATGTTCGAGGAGGTTCATAGGACTCAAGCTGTTTGGTTGATACCAGATTCTCAGCTCCGTGAGGAGCTCAGAATATCTATATCGGAGAAGCTGATCCCGGCATACCGCTCCTTTCTTGGGCGATTCAGGAGCCATATAGAGAGTGGAAGGCATCCAGAGAACTACATTAAATACTCTGTTGAGGACTTGGAAGATGctgttttggattttttcgaaggAACCCCTGTTTCGCAGCACCTGAGGAGGAGATCTCAATGA